The following coding sequences are from one Saprospiraceae bacterium window:
- a CDS encoding efflux RND transporter periplasmic adaptor subunit: MTRGIALCLISIGLLASCKNKKIEAPISKQSNPVPVDIVVASISPLPTASEFNGTVLSQESADLHSEVSGRIIYLNFPDGAAVSKGTLLLRINNSELLAQRKQAQVQKELSAKTVERLGKLLEIKGVNQADYDQAWSQLKSLESSLEVLEAQIAKTEIRAPFDGVLGLRQVSNGAYITPSQTIGTIHSKNKVKIDFVVPEHILPKIKKGSQVQVYTSENEKSLTAKVIAIDGQINLNTRNATVRAELSQFGLTAGSFVKIVLQEKKQGILVPTQAVIPDAVASQVVLVKNGKGMMSNIETGYRTADFVEVTKGINRGDSIVVTGVLFVRPKSQLTVRQVKSLDDFMNLNTNKE; encoded by the coding sequence ATGACGAGGGGCATAGCACTATGCCTGATTTCCATAGGACTTTTGGCTTCCTGTAAGAATAAAAAAATTGAAGCTCCGATTTCTAAACAATCTAATCCGGTACCGGTGGACATTGTGGTAGCTTCGATCTCTCCATTGCCTACTGCTTCTGAATTCAATGGAACTGTATTGTCACAAGAAAGTGCTGACCTCCACAGTGAGGTGAGTGGCCGAATCATCTATTTAAATTTTCCCGATGGAGCAGCTGTATCGAAAGGCACTCTCTTACTTCGGATAAATAACTCTGAACTGTTGGCGCAGAGGAAACAAGCACAGGTTCAGAAAGAACTATCCGCAAAGACAGTAGAGCGTTTGGGCAAATTACTGGAAATCAAAGGCGTCAATCAGGCAGATTATGATCAGGCGTGGAGTCAGCTCAAAAGTCTTGAATCCAGTCTGGAAGTTTTGGAAGCGCAGATCGCCAAGACAGAGATCAGAGCACCATTTGACGGTGTGTTGGGCCTGCGACAGGTCAGCAATGGAGCTTACATTACTCCGTCTCAGACCATTGGCACGATTCATTCAAAAAACAAAGTAAAAATTGACTTTGTCGTTCCTGAACACATTCTGCCCAAAATCAAAAAAGGGAGTCAGGTACAAGTCTACACCTCCGAAAATGAAAAATCTTTGACAGCAAAAGTAATCGCCATTGATGGACAGATCAACCTCAATACGAGGAATGCAACCGTCAGGGCCGAGCTCAGCCAATTTGGGCTCACTGCAGGAAGCTTTGTCAAAATTGTTCTTCAAGAAAAAAAGCAAGGAATTCTAGTGCCTACTCAAGCAGTGATTCCTGATGCCGTCGCCAGTCAGGTGGTATTGGTTAAAAATGGCAAAGGGATGATGTCAAATATAGAAACGGGTTACAGGACAGCAGATTTTGTAGAAGTTACAAAAGGGATAAACCGGGGTGACAGCATTGTAGTAACGGGTGTTTTGTTTGTTAGGCCAAAATCGCAGCTTACTGTGAGACAAGTAAAAAGTCTGGATGATTTTATGAATTTGAACACCAACAAGGAATGA
- a CDS encoding DUF255 domain-containing protein has protein sequence MTVQSIQKRFSRIFPLVLVLALTSKAEAQRESIKWISWESAQDLVKKEPKKLIVDLYTDWCGWCKRMDASTFQDPRIVRYVNQNFYAIKFNAEQTQDIIFKNKSYKFIPRGTRGYHELAVEIANGQLSYPTVVFIDEDLNTLQPIPGYWDADDFEMISNYFGGNFYKTTPWSTFQEKFKSSNKK, from the coding sequence ATGACCGTTCAATCTATTCAAAAAAGATTTTCCCGCATATTCCCCCTTGTTCTCGTTTTGGCTTTGACCTCAAAGGCAGAGGCCCAAAGAGAATCTATCAAGTGGATCTCCTGGGAATCTGCTCAGGATTTGGTCAAGAAAGAACCTAAAAAATTGATCGTTGACCTATACACAGATTGGTGTGGTTGGTGTAAAAGGATGGATGCTTCCACTTTTCAAGACCCAAGAATAGTGAGATATGTCAATCAAAATTTTTATGCAATAAAATTTAATGCCGAGCAAACTCAGGATATCATTTTCAAAAATAAATCGTACAAATTTATTCCTAGAGGTACCAGAGGCTATCATGAACTTGCTGTTGAGATAGCCAATGGCCAACTCTCCTATCCTACAGTGGTTTTTATTGATGAAGACCTCAATACCCTGCAACCTATTCCGGGATACTGGGATGCGGATGATTTTGAAATGATCTCTAACTATTTCGGCGGCAATTTTTATAAAACTACTCCTTGGAGTACATTCCAGGAAAAATTCAAATCAAGCAATAAAAAATAG
- the ribD gene encoding bifunctional diaminohydroxyphosphoribosylaminopyrimidine deaminase/5-amino-6-(5-phosphoribosylamino)uracil reductase RibD, with product MATSSHKTYINFCISLAKYGRGRVSPNPEVGCAIVADDRIIGHSYHKHFGGPHAEINALLSVKEKDKTLLPKSTIYISLEPCNHWGKTGPCTQAILDSGIPHVVFGCYDPNPLMSGKSVEFLQSQGIKVTGPVNETECLQSCKPFVVNQQVKRPYVILKWAESMDGFVSAKGQRTKISNIFSDILVHRWRSEVDAIAVGRNTFFTDLPELTTRLVPGKNPKPIVFSNHPEDRNMLNDAGKSNFSLSIDFSQGKIVNILQLLQNIYAEGLGILLVEGGPKTIQTFINSQLWDEARVIRSPLLLHTGVAAPTLKGKLSNKIKLSGDEINIIRPI from the coding sequence TTGGCTACATCTTCGCATAAAACATATATAAATTTTTGCATAAGTCTTGCGAAGTATGGCAGAGGTCGTGTTTCTCCAAATCCGGAGGTTGGCTGTGCTATCGTAGCCGACGATCGTATCATAGGCCATTCTTACCACAAACACTTCGGAGGACCCCATGCTGAAATCAATGCTTTGCTTTCAGTCAAAGAAAAAGACAAGACCTTACTTCCAAAATCAACTATTTATATCAGCCTTGAACCCTGCAATCACTGGGGCAAAACTGGTCCTTGTACCCAAGCAATACTGGACTCTGGAATCCCCCATGTTGTGTTTGGGTGCTATGATCCCAATCCGCTTATGTCCGGAAAGTCAGTTGAATTTTTGCAAAGTCAAGGCATTAAAGTCACCGGCCCTGTAAATGAAACGGAGTGTTTACAATCATGCAAACCCTTCGTCGTCAACCAACAAGTTAAAAGACCTTATGTCATTTTGAAATGGGCAGAATCAATGGACGGTTTTGTTAGTGCTAAAGGTCAAAGGACAAAAATCAGTAACATATTTTCTGACATCCTTGTGCACAGATGGCGCTCGGAAGTTGATGCAATAGCCGTTGGAAGGAATACTTTTTTTACTGATCTACCGGAACTGACGACCAGATTGGTCCCAGGAAAAAACCCAAAGCCTATCGTTTTTTCAAATCACCCTGAAGACAGAAACATGCTCAATGACGCTGGAAAATCGAATTTTAGTCTGAGCATTGATTTTTCACAAGGAAAAATCGTGAACATCCTTCAATTGCTCCAAAATATATACGCTGAAGGTCTTGGAATTTTACTTGTAGAAGGCGGGCCTAAAACAATACAGACTTTTATCAACTCCCAATTGTGGGATGAAGCCAGAGTCATTCGATCGCCTCTTTTGCTCCATACCGGAGTCGCGGCCCCGACTCTAAAGGGCAAACTATCCAATAAGATCAAGCTTTCCGGCGATGAAATCAATATTATCAGACCGATATAG
- a CDS encoding aquaporin, producing MKKLIAELIGSFFICFVACLCYNSNLGQVSGIVIGLALMGMIYAGGHVSGAHYNPAVTLAALIRGKISVAEVPGYILVQLVGALLAGLMVSTFFLGVAKSVDVGMKVPQMMMGEMLGSFAIVYVLFNVVGSKDTAGNSFYGIAVGLTQAAIIIAMGSIAVVALNPAIALSCVASGVIGFKDLWLYLVGELLGAVLAALYFVYIHGKS from the coding sequence ATGAAAAAACTGATAGCTGAATTAATAGGTAGTTTTTTTATTTGTTTTGTAGCATGTCTGTGTTACAACAGTAATCTCGGACAAGTTAGCGGAATAGTCATAGGACTTGCCCTCATGGGAATGATTTATGCGGGAGGACATGTTTCTGGAGCGCATTACAATCCTGCCGTGACACTGGCTGCGTTGATCCGTGGTAAGATATCTGTAGCAGAAGTACCGGGATATATTTTAGTGCAATTGGTAGGTGCTTTACTTGCAGGACTGATGGTTTCTACTTTTTTTCTTGGTGTTGCAAAATCGGTTGACGTTGGAATGAAAGTGCCACAGATGATGATGGGAGAAATGCTTGGGAGTTTCGCTATCGTATATGTGTTGTTTAATGTTGTTGGTTCAAAAGATACTGCCGGAAATTCTTTTTATGGCATAGCCGTAGGATTGACTCAGGCGGCGATTATTATTGCAATGGGGAGCATAGCTGTAGTCGCATTGAATCCTGCAATAGCTTTATCATGCGTGGCTAGCGGAGTGATTGGATTCAAAGATTTGTGGTTATATCTGGTAGGTGAGCTTCTAGGCGCAGTACTAGCCGCATTATATTTTGTTTATATACACGGCAAGAGTTGA
- a CDS encoding cysteine desulfurase: protein MTDRKRIYLDHAATTPLDDRIAADLQNIAFKFFGNPSSIHTEGVSARDLLESSRRMISNLFHCTTSQIIFTSCGTESNNTIFQSAIHDLGIEHILTTDIEHPSVIQTALYYSNQQKIKLHILPVDEFGLVSMDILEEKLKAIKGKCLVSLMHVHNEIGSTHPLNTISEICKNHQAFFHSDTVQGIGIYDYHLDSLGVDFISASAHKFNALKGVGFLFARTPAAIHCMMHGGGQERDKRSGTENLLGISAMTQALEYKYQSRVDDFQYIDELHQYMRKKLVDLDLGIEINTPQKNYCPKILNFQIPEYRGSDMLLINLDIAGIAASGGSACSSGAEKPSGVISKLKPLTKGRSVRFSFSTKNTKEELDYCLYTLDKLIKKKY, encoded by the coding sequence ATGACAGATCGCAAACGAATTTATTTGGATCATGCAGCAACAACTCCGCTAGATGATCGAATAGCTGCAGATCTACAAAATATTGCCTTTAAATTTTTTGGCAATCCATCCTCCATACATACTGAGGGTGTGTCTGCCAGAGATTTACTGGAGTCAAGTCGTCGTATGATCAGCAATTTATTTCATTGCACTACAAGTCAGATCATTTTTACATCGTGTGGTACAGAAAGCAATAATACCATCTTTCAATCAGCAATTCATGATCTCGGAATCGAACATATTCTGACCACCGATATAGAACATCCTTCTGTCATACAAACCGCGCTTTACTATTCCAATCAGCAAAAAATAAAACTACATATTCTTCCCGTGGATGAATTTGGATTGGTGAGCATGGATATCCTGGAAGAAAAACTAAAAGCCATAAAAGGGAAATGTCTCGTCTCTCTGATGCATGTTCACAACGAAATCGGCTCAACACATCCTCTGAATACCATTTCAGAAATCTGTAAAAATCATCAGGCTTTTTTTCATTCAGATACAGTGCAAGGTATCGGTATATATGATTACCATTTGGATTCACTGGGAGTAGACTTTATAAGCGCCTCAGCACACAAATTCAATGCCCTGAAAGGAGTTGGATTTTTGTTTGCCAGAACTCCGGCAGCCATACATTGTATGATGCATGGAGGAGGCCAGGAAAGGGATAAACGATCGGGAACAGAAAATCTACTCGGGATCTCTGCCATGACACAAGCATTGGAATACAAGTACCAATCCCGCGTAGACGACTTTCAATATATAGATGAACTGCATCAATATATGAGGAAAAAATTAGTGGATCTGGATCTCGGAATTGAAATCAATACGCCTCAAAAAAATTACTGCCCAAAAATTCTCAATTTCCAGATACCTGAATATCGCGGCAGTGATATGCTGTTGATCAATCTAGATATTGCAGGCATTGCGGCATCAGGAGGGAGTGCTTGTTCTTCAGGAGCTGAAAAACCTTCCGGTGTCATTTCCAAATTAAAACCCCTGACAAAAGGACGATCGGTCCGTTTTTCTTTTTCTACAAAAAACACAAAAGAAGAATTGGATTATTGCCTGTATACCTTGGACAAGCTAATTAAAAAGAAATATTAA
- the glmM gene encoding phosphoglucosamine mutase: protein MSLIASVSGIRGTIGGEPGYNLTPLDVVRFSAAYASSVLSKHPQAKIIVGRDGRISGSIVSALVVSTLQSMGIHVIDAGWSTTPSIEMAVPHYHAQGGIILTASHNPKEWNALKLLNEKGEFISAEEGNHIIQAVHKAQFDFAQIDKLGSLSEVSDTIDIHIDQILKLDFIPLQKIKTKKYKVVVDCINSTGAIAIPKLLEKLNCEFSLINAEITGDFAHNPEPLPQHLSALMERTAQSGDLGIAIDPDVDRLALVDENGNYFGEEYTLVAAADFILSKHKGHTVSNLSSSLALKHLTENKYGCTYSASPVGEVHVVTEMKKHNAVIGGEGNGGIILPDLHYGRDSLVGIVLILSLMAEREMTLSELKKTYPVFEMCKDKMEIPSQVAFADIISNLTPHYQNADFITNDGLKLVFPDSWIHIRKSNTEPIIRIYSEAKTLHEAESLISSLKKQLKNL, encoded by the coding sequence ATGAGTTTGATTGCTTCAGTTTCAGGTATACGAGGGACTATAGGTGGTGAACCGGGCTATAATCTGACACCTTTAGATGTCGTAAGGTTTTCTGCTGCCTATGCGTCCAGTGTTTTGAGCAAACATCCACAAGCCAAAATAATCGTCGGACGCGATGGTAGAATATCAGGTTCAATAGTTTCCGCATTGGTAGTCAGTACACTTCAAAGTATGGGTATTCATGTCATCGATGCAGGTTGGAGCACTACACCTTCAATAGAAATGGCTGTACCACATTATCATGCTCAAGGTGGAATTATCTTGACAGCAAGCCACAATCCAAAAGAATGGAATGCGCTGAAATTGCTGAATGAAAAAGGCGAATTTATTTCAGCTGAAGAAGGAAACCACATTATACAGGCAGTCCATAAAGCTCAATTTGACTTTGCTCAAATAGATAAATTAGGATCTCTATCAGAAGTTTCTGATACAATAGATATACATATAGATCAAATACTGAAATTGGATTTTATTCCGCTTCAAAAAATTAAAACAAAAAAATACAAAGTTGTGGTGGATTGTATCAATTCTACCGGTGCCATAGCTATCCCAAAACTACTTGAAAAACTCAATTGCGAATTCAGTTTGATCAATGCCGAAATCACAGGTGATTTTGCCCACAATCCGGAACCATTGCCTCAGCATTTGTCCGCACTCATGGAAAGAACAGCACAATCGGGAGATCTCGGCATTGCAATAGATCCTGATGTAGACAGGCTTGCCCTGGTAGATGAAAATGGAAATTATTTTGGAGAAGAATATACCTTGGTTGCTGCTGCCGATTTTATTTTGTCAAAACATAAAGGACACACAGTATCCAATCTATCTTCCAGTTTGGCTTTAAAACACCTCACAGAAAATAAATATGGTTGCACTTATTCTGCATCCCCGGTCGGAGAAGTTCATGTCGTGACTGAAATGAAAAAACACAATGCTGTCATAGGTGGTGAGGGCAATGGAGGCATCATACTTCCAGATTTGCATTATGGCAGAGACAGTCTTGTTGGAATAGTATTGATATTGTCGCTCATGGCAGAAAGAGAAATGACACTTTCTGAACTGAAGAAAACTTATCCGGTATTTGAAATGTGTAAAGACAAAATGGAAATTCCCTCACAAGTTGCATTTGCCGATATTATTTCAAATCTTACGCCACATTATCAAAATGCTGATTTTATCACCAACGATGGATTGAAATTAGTTTTTCCGGATTCCTGGATACATATTCGAAAATCAAACACAGAACCAATCATCAGAATTTACAGCGAAGCAAAAACTTTACATGAGGCAGAATCATTGATTTCCTCACTTAAAAAACAGCTCAAAAATCTATGA
- a CDS encoding phosphatase PAP2 family protein, which translates to MEWIQLDKQIFEWIVTEGRTTFLDSILPLCRDKLFWLPLYLGLVVYLVQISGKDSWRWILMIILTVTLSDQLSSNVLKNKVKRVRPCRDLSIKDEYFTLINCSGGYSFPSSHATNHMAIANFIGLSFASKQKRLKWMLYVWALIVGFAQVYVGVHYPIDVVVGWLLGFMVGLATYFLAQIWIKKKDKHVNPIA; encoded by the coding sequence ATGGAATGGATACAATTGGATAAGCAAATTTTTGAGTGGATAGTGACAGAAGGACGTACTACTTTTCTGGACAGTATTCTGCCATTGTGTCGAGATAAATTGTTTTGGTTGCCCTTATATCTCGGATTAGTTGTTTATTTGGTTCAGATCAGCGGAAAGGATTCCTGGCGATGGATACTGATGATTATTTTGACCGTAACGCTTTCAGACCAACTGAGTTCTAATGTTTTAAAAAATAAAGTCAAAAGAGTCCGTCCTTGCAGAGATCTAAGTATCAAGGATGAATATTTTACACTGATCAATTGCAGTGGAGGATATAGCTTTCCCTCTTCACATGCTACAAATCATATGGCGATAGCCAATTTTATTGGACTCAGTTTTGCTTCAAAACAAAAACGACTGAAGTGGATGTTGTACGTCTGGGCTTTGATCGTGGGATTTGCTCAAGTCTATGTAGGGGTACATTATCCGATAGATGTGGTTGTTGGTTGGCTCCTCGGATTTATGGTAGGACTTGCCACTTATTTTCTTGCACAAATCTGGATCAAAAAAAAGGATAAGCATGTCAATCCTATAGCATGA